One Streptomyces sp. P9-A2 DNA window includes the following coding sequences:
- a CDS encoding type ISP restriction/modification enzyme, which produces MPSVTHDDAPLLADLMPWSVAPPRLGRAWPAAPDPAALKARWDALMKAAGPDRETLLRPTRSRTGHTAVGRLPGRSGGTERLTRASGPCPEPVRVLRSPFDEQWLIPDQRLIDAARPELWRVADERQIFLVETGTATGRGARTRGESTRGGAAGTGAAGATAGPRLLATSLLPMLRSGRVRPLYRRPGGAEPNLAPGLSEHLTAHLGREVPAVDVLAWMTAVVRPGPGGLAVPLTGDLGVWDAGVEVGRRMLWLMRRDGERPRLPGGRRPYVRAPLPSRPPTVRYDRDEEALLFDEGRISPVPPAAWDYEVAGVPVLEQWCAARTEEAEPGTLEAIRPVRWPQSWTSELLELITVLTLLAELRPRQAALADRATADPITPTELRRAGVLPVPRSAHGPASVLDAHEEGPEGQLTLI; this is translated from the coding sequence ATGCCCAGCGTGACGCACGACGACGCTCCGCTGCTGGCGGACCTCATGCCGTGGTCCGTCGCACCGCCACGGCTCGGCCGGGCATGGCCGGCGGCACCCGATCCGGCGGCCCTGAAAGCCCGTTGGGACGCTCTGATGAAGGCCGCGGGACCGGACAGGGAGACCCTGCTGCGGCCGACCCGCTCACGGACCGGGCACACGGCGGTCGGGCGGCTTCCGGGCCGGTCGGGCGGCACGGAGCGACTGACGCGCGCCTCGGGCCCGTGCCCGGAGCCGGTCCGCGTGCTGCGCTCCCCCTTCGACGAGCAGTGGTTGATTCCCGACCAGCGGCTGATCGACGCGGCCCGTCCCGAGCTGTGGCGGGTGGCGGACGAGCGGCAGATCTTCCTCGTCGAGACCGGGACCGCGACGGGACGCGGGGCACGCACACGAGGGGAAAGCACCAGGGGCGGCGCTGCCGGTACCGGCGCCGCCGGTGCCACCGCCGGTCCTCGGCTCCTCGCCACCTCCCTGCTGCCGATGCTCCGTTCCGGCCGGGTCCGCCCGTTGTACCGCCGGCCCGGGGGCGCGGAGCCGAACCTGGCGCCGGGCCTGTCCGAGCACCTGACCGCACACCTCGGCCGGGAGGTACCGGCCGTCGACGTGCTCGCCTGGATGACGGCCGTGGTGCGGCCCGGCCCCGGAGGGCTCGCGGTGCCGCTCACCGGGGACCTCGGCGTGTGGGACGCGGGGGTGGAGGTGGGGCGCCGGATGCTGTGGCTGATGCGGCGCGACGGGGAGCGCCCCCGGCTCCCGGGCGGACGGCGCCCCTACGTCCGCGCCCCGCTCCCGTCCCGCCCGCCGACCGTCCGGTACGACCGCGACGAGGAGGCCCTGCTCTTCGACGAGGGCCGCATCTCGCCGGTGCCGCCGGCGGCCTGGGACTACGAGGTGGCCGGGGTCCCGGTGCTGGAGCAGTGGTGCGCGGCCCGTACGGAGGAGGCCGAGCCGGGGACGCTGGAGGCGATCCGTCCGGTCCGCTGGCCGCAGAGCTGGACGTCGGAGCTGTTGGAGCTGATCACGGTCCTCACCCTGCTCGCCGAACTGCGCCCTCGGCAGGCCGCGTTGGCAGACCGTGCGACGGCCGATCCGATCACGCCGACGGAGTTGCGCCGGGCGGGCGTGCTCCCCGTGCCACGCTCGGCGCACGGGCCCGCCTCGGTCCTGGACGCGCACGAGGAAGGACCGGAGGGCCAGCTCACGCTGATCTGA
- a CDS encoding GntR family transcriptional regulator: MTSFAPDSIVLNRKLPLWYQVSQSLRASILGRSARDPLRLPTEEQLAGHYGVSVLTMRQALKELEDEGLITRHRRRGTFIEPHALRGAPVRLLGSVDAIVAQQSGMTTELLEHGTAPVPAELAEYFPGLTEAAAYHRLRSDEKTGEPTNHARNYVRPELAARIDLEELRRRPMTKVLRDVVGVEISRITDTVQARLADPETARLLRVPLLSPILHYTGITYDTDGVPLDVAVINYRGDRFSFTVTLDAT; the protein is encoded by the coding sequence GTGACCTCCTTCGCGCCGGATTCGATCGTCCTGAACCGCAAGTTGCCGCTCTGGTACCAGGTGTCGCAGTCGCTGCGTGCCTCGATCCTCGGTCGCTCGGCCCGGGACCCACTGCGCCTGCCCACCGAGGAACAGCTGGCCGGGCACTACGGAGTGAGTGTGCTGACCATGCGGCAGGCGCTGAAGGAGCTGGAGGACGAAGGGCTGATCACCCGGCACCGCCGGCGCGGCACGTTCATCGAGCCCCACGCCCTCCGGGGCGCCCCGGTGCGGCTGCTGGGGTCGGTGGACGCGATCGTGGCCCAGCAGTCCGGCATGACGACCGAACTGTTGGAGCACGGCACCGCGCCGGTGCCGGCCGAACTCGCCGAGTACTTCCCCGGGCTGACGGAGGCGGCGGCCTACCACCGGCTGCGCAGTGACGAGAAGACCGGCGAGCCGACCAACCACGCCCGCAACTACGTCCGTCCGGAACTCGCCGCCCGGATCGACCTGGAGGAGCTGCGGCGTCGGCCGATGACCAAGGTGCTACGGGATGTCGTCGGGGTGGAGATCAGCCGCATCACGGACACCGTCCAGGCGCGGCTCGCGGATCCGGAGACGGCCCGGCTGCTCCGGGTTCCGCTGCTCAGCCCGATCCTGCACTACACCGGCATCACCTACGACACCGACGGCGTCCCTCTGGACGTGGCCGTGATCAACTACCGGGGCGACCGCTTCTCCTTCACCGTGACCCTGGACGCCACCTGA